The Culex pipiens pallens isolate TS chromosome 2, TS_CPP_V2, whole genome shotgun sequence DNA window tttctgatctcttcagtaaaaatactatcaaaattattaaaaatttggtctaaaatatgaaataaggaaaattatttctttgagaccttttcaaaagttaagctaaattttaaattatttttactgaaaataccagaaaatttcacaaattttaatttttaaaattaaaaatcaaatcagtAGCTCCGAGATACCGTTAGTAGAAAATTAAAGGCTTATTAGGTGACTCTTAGAAAACTCatttcgattcgaattctttgtgagaaTGTATCTCAGAAACCAATTGTCCAAGTTTCAAAGTCTCTGGTAGACAATTCTAAGGagttctcagcctttcaaaaatatttttttcctttataaagtatttttttaaaacgaaacTTCACAAAATTAGATAACCTTAAAGTGACTATAACttcaaaatggtgcactttatcaaaaatctggttaaatacttttcgattgcaaatttgaaaaatgtgctCTTTGATCACATtttcgatattaaaaaaaaatatgtgtctgGAACAAGATTTTGCATTAACATGCACTAGGtttaaactttgccgaagacatcgatccaaaaatatctaagatacagattttcatatattaacGTACCGTCATCAGAGGTGAAATTGCGTGTGGGGGGTTTGAtttggtcatacaaatttcagcatttttgtatgacccaatctcaccccgagacccaatgtcacccctgatgacggtacccattttgtatgaccagcccgaaaaattgtatggagacttgtatggacaaactaatgatacaaatttgcttttttgacaTAAGGAATGGACAAAattaaatctaaataaaaaatacaaagaaaatccTATTTGCGAAATTATAGAAACaactcaacaacaaaaaatggaaCGGATCGTACCGCCgcggaaaaaataaatcatttgtgGCGTTTATTATCACTTTGTATGCTTTTTACATAATTACAGTTAGGGTTCGTTCTtatgttatgcaaaaaaaaactgatagtgTCATTGACATCAGGTGCCCCACACAAAGTTGGTGCCAATGGTGGTTACATTAATTTTgcatcaatttttttatgattcaagaacatgaaaatatttgtttcattgtgtttttttaaatagaaaaaatcgATCTGTTAtcgaaaattaaatataaatgaaAACTTCAAACTGTCAAGAAAAGCCAATTTTTCTTTCTATTTTATGAGGGAATTTAATTTGTATGCAGAGaaatacaataatttttttttaaacaagcctcATGTTCTTAAAAATCAAACGCAGACATGTTGAAATTGAGTTCATAGAACTTTTCATATGAGAAATCCTTTGACACAAAACTGTTGGTGTTTTCCAGCCTAACTGATGTTTCAAAGGATCTAACAGGCTTAAACTTAGCCAGCTCCAAGAATTAATTACGGATGCTCGTTCAGTTACTCATCCTCTTTAATAGCCATTCAGAGAAGCGGTGCTCCTCTCCATGCCAGATCATTCAACACGGGATCAGATCGGAGCCCAAGCAAAAATAAAGCTCTTGGCCACAGGATTGCCGGGGAAGTAAAACACCCATCAAATAATCATTCCCTCATGTTCGTGTGTCGTCCTCTTGCGAGGGTAACCATCGGTGCCTTCCAAGAGAACGGAACAGAACCGGCAGCAGTTGGTGGTTGATATGGGCCCCCACATGGTTCTGGCACCAAAGCCTTGTATGAATGGGGGAAAGCTCGCTCAGAATAAAAGTGCTCACTGTTGAAAGGCAACCCCTCACCCCACAAACATGCGCCACGTGGGGAGGCACGTTCgagtgctgctgctgttttatgtgaaatcgttttGATTTATTCATGGTCGTTTAAGCGTGTAGAATAATTGGCTTATTGTTTCTTCAAATTGATGCTTTTACTGTAAATTACAGGAATAAAACCGAGTGGGCCACTCCGGTGGCGTTGGTTTAACAACATTAAAGGTGTTTGCATACACGTTGAAGGGGTacttacataaaatttaacaCCGTAATGAACGGACAGGGGAAGCTCACTTCATTTGTTGAATTGCAGGTTGCGTGTTATTTTTTTACGTTGTCACTGGATGTGGGTTTCATGTATTCGTGGACACATGAAATTTAGCTAAATAATTTAAAGgtaaacttttttgaacaatttataGGATCTCAATATTTTAATACTTGATGACTTGAGCCGTTAATAAGCACCTAATGAGATATCAAACGAGATCCAACACTTGATAGCACTGCATCATTCGTCCTGCCTTGTGCTTTGAACGAGTTTATGAGCACTTAATGACATCGGTTTAGCTCGTTGCAGTGCAGTAGGATGACCcctctttttttctctttccaGGAGCGAGTTGGCACCGACTCCAGAGTGCTTCCGGGCCACGAGTACACGAAGTTAGTGCCAGTTTTCCCCACGAGTTAACTTTTGAGCTTTTATCTTCAACCATCTGCACACCACTTGCAGTTCTGAAAGGCCATAAATACCGGGCCGGGCTAAGTCCTTCATCATCGCTCCAGCACCGAGTGCAAGCAGTCGTGCTGAGGCAACGTCGTCCCTCCTCTCGAAAGGGTTCGGGGACCTACCTTGGCCAGCAGAGTGTGGGCAGGACGGACGGTTACCACAGAACTTTCACACTGTACAGTACCATACATTTTCATTACCGAACGGTGCTGTTACTGGGGGAGGATATTGCATTACTGTAGGAACTTGGCTTGTGTTGTTGAACTGTTATTAAAAtcgaaatgaaaatttttaacattattttaaagtttatttttagcatttttttagcTTCTTGTATTGCAAGCATAAATTCAAATCTTTATAGGTTGAGATCCCAGAAATCGCTCACATTATATTGAGAATATAATGAAAACTGagataagtttatttaacaattTGTAAACAATTGTTGAAATTGCCTTGAAAAACTACCAGCAcctatcatgtatttaaaatggaggtaattctctaccaactcacacgaaatcgggaaaagttgccccgacccctcttcgatttgcgtgaaactttgtcctaaggggtattttttgtccctgatcacgaattcgaggtccgttttttgatacctcgagacggaggggcggtacgaccccttccatttttgaacatgcggaaaaagaggtgtttttcaataatttgcagcctgaaacggtgatgagatagaaatttggtgtcaaagggacttttatgtaaagttatacgcccgatttgatggcgtactcagaattctaaaaaaaacgtatttttcatcgaaaaaacactgaaaaagttttaaaaactctgccattttccgttactcgactgtaaattttttggaacatgtcattttaagggaaatttaatgtacttttcgaatctacattgacccagaagggtcattttttcatttagaacaaaaattttcattttaaaattttgtgttttttctaactttgcaggattatttttaagcctgtaacaatgttctacaaagttgtagagcagacaattacaaaaaatttgatacatacccggataaacgaaaactatatcGATTCTGGTGaggaacttaaaaaaaccttttgagatatggtcaccatttgtaataatgttatttggcggACCTTGATAACTATTTGTCAAATGGTTACCATAAgtaatagagttattttaatgtttgtaatggTAAACAATTTTCTAGATAACTATAAAAAATTATTTGCGGATGTTTTCTCAAATGGTTACCCTAACTCAtaaggtaattttaaaattcaaatggttCAACTGGCGGACTTGGATGATTATTTGTCAAATAGTTACCGTTATAATTAgggtttttgaaaagtttgtaatggtgatttttttctgaatgactttgaaaaactttttgaggATGTTTACTGAAATAGTTATCCTAAATCAAAAGgttattttaaagttcaaatggtTAACTTCAATACGCGATATTATATATCTGTTCGAAATATTGTAATGATTTTCTAATATGTTTCACCAAATTCAACcaggttttattattattttgaataaaaatggtGCCTCGGAGCGTAATCCATTTCGGCGCCcatcatgcaaaaaataaaaataaagtgatGTTAACAATACGGGATGCACTTTCTTGGAAAATCCTTACAATCATGTGAAGAATCtcgaatttaaaatttggtagTCACGTAGCCACGTTGTTTATGCCCGAGCACTATCCGAAGAGATTTTCCACAAGCGGCACCCAATCAAAAACCTGAATTATTTCGGATGGGGACCGTAAACGTTTTTGATGGGCTGAAAAATAAGATTACCTCGGCCTCGGCCAGGAGAGAGCAAGCACCACGTTGATACCACCATTTAGCAATGCGCGGTGGAAGTAAAACCAGGCAAATTCTTTGTCCCTGCAAATCTTTTCTTGATCCCCACAAATGGAAGCAACCCGTTTGCCGTGCTTTAAAAAGCAGGCGTTTCCCGACAGCGGCCCAATGTTTGGATCTACCATGATGCAAAAATGGTATACAATCAAAGCAATAGCCCAAATAAACCATTAAGAATCCGCTATCCGCGTACATCTGTCCTCCCTGCAACAACTTTCCTTCAATCGTGGTTGACCACTTTTATTCCCATCCAGCCAACTAAAATCGAACCAGCATCGAAAGCCACACCAGGCAAACGATCCGCCGCTCTGTTCTCCAATTCtccaaatacaaaatacaaacccAATACGAAGCCTAGTTTCCGAgcagaaattcactaaaagttttgtttaacataacttttttttaaaccggaCTTTTGCGACGAcagatttgttgttgtttgttttggttgcgCCGGTTTCTCACAGATGAATCAGCGTgagcccagtcacgaaatattctagcacaGCTGGTTGCCAGAATCCTGCAAAAATAgtagaacatttctgctagaatgctgttagaatatccacctctgtgagaactcttccagaatcctgctagaacgccgtgactgggagGGCGTTTGCGAAGAAGGAGAGAAATGTCAAAACTGGGCGATACACGCAAAATGTGAGTTGATCATTTTGAGGAATGGGGCACAGACAGGGGTGTTTCACAAAATTGCCGCCAGGTTCGCGTTTGTTCTACGCCAAATCCCTCTGGTGGAATTTTTGATGAACTAAATTCTATACAACAGATGGCACCACCATAACGTAAACAGCTACCGTATCATGCAGTATCTCtggatttaaataaatttaatttgaaaagccTAATTTTGCTTACGAATCGTTAATAATAGGatgataatgaaaaaaaatagtaatatcAAAGACTTTTTTATAAGTCATGTGCTTTAGAATGGTTAATatagcaaaaaacatcaaaatttgatgtatcaaatatatcaaaaatattattttcattttcatgtctGTATAATTTGACTGCATCCGACGGTaggtcttgtttttgtttttatttgtttttgtgcaTGGTTTTGACTTTTGGCAAATTTGGCGATTCGGATTCACCGGACCAGTTGAGCAGTCGCGAGAAGGACCGGGGTTGCCGGATGATTGCGGACTCGCATCGAATCGTGACCTGTCCTGCATCGTTaaaggtttgttttggtttgatgTTTTGAGAGCTGCATTATTTACATTCCAAGTGTGTTTATGTTGCAGCAAAACGAAGGCGGATTCGGGCGACGGAAATCCACGATTCGATAAGCCGGTGGATTCGTTCAGCGTACAAGGCGATGCCGAACACAGCCAGAGGCCGGCGAAGTCCATGGGGAGCACCTGAAACCGTGAAGGAAGTTGTACGAGCCCTCCAGTTAAGCGTTATCCCCATGTACATGCAGGTCACTGTGATGGAAAACACCGTGCCCCATCCGACGCAGACCTTCGACGAGGATAACTTTCATGAGTTTGTAGTTTGAGAGATCAATAAGCAGGGCTTTTCCTCGCCGACCACCTTCCAAGTCCAGGGATGACCGATTGAGCTGTCCGGCCGTGACAGCGGGGAACCGCTGGTGAGTAGTGCTAGATTGGCTTGGATTTCTAACGTTGACGCATTTGTTTTACTTAGGTTCGCGATTTGGAGGGTGGAGAAGGTGATTACTACGCCGGGATGTTTGATCGATTTGCTGGAGCGAGGCATCCTGAGACAACCTGTCCCGTTGCACGTTTCTGTTGCTCGACGAGGCGGATCGGAACCGAGCAGATCTCGCCGGATCGGTGCCGATGTGGTCGAAGGAGGTTCGGGTGTTGGCGAAGGACACGATTACATCCAGATTACCGTTGATCTTGTCGGCGACCCGCATCATCCACTAGATCGTGGATATTTATGAGGAAAACGAACAGGAGGGCAAGCTGTTGTCGTTGCCAAGTACGTGAACAACTTTATTACCTGGACCCGTCGGAGGATTACATCGGGAAGATACGGTCACATGGACCAGGTTGGATTCGGTGCACTGCGGGAAGGTGGCTTCCAGAAAAACCGCTGATTTAGAACAATAAGTTGCTATTGTATGTTTAATCTGTTTAGTTTGTTAAATTTGTGTATAAAATAAAGGGTAATTTTGAGGGTTCCGGTGTTGGGTTAGAGGGTTTCAGTTCCAGGACGCGTGGCTAGCATTCGTGAAGCAGATCGAGTGGAACCTAGCCGGTGCCACCAATGTCGATGGAGAATAACAGACGGGTTCGAGTTCCTCAATGCCAGCAGACGTTAAGCCTAATCAGGCATCTTCCCGGTGACCTTTCCTGCTTTCGCTTTTCCCCACGCTACTCGTCGATGCAGGTCATCAGGCTGGCCATTCGGTCACTATACTCCGCTCCGAACAACTGCACCCAGATTTGGTCCGGTGAAACGGGATGTGTCACGTGCAGATCCCAGCTTTGTAGTTCCGAATTTCTCAGGTGAGGTTTCGTATAGAAACAGCTATTCCTTCGGAATCGCTCCGGTTTGATCGCTCTTGAACGGTGCGGGAGAAGGCTTAGTTGGAATACCGTAAGTAGAACTTCTCATTTTAGTTTCTACTAACCTTGGTAGATGCCATCATCTTAATCTGCTGAACCTGCATCCTTCGGACACGTTCCGGCTTGGTAGAGCCTAAGATTTTACCACCGATCGATCAAGCTTGTTTGGAGGAACGGATTCACTGAGCTGCTGGGCCGGATTGGCGTCGTTACCTGAGAAGAAGCTACGTTTAGCATCGGATTGATTAATGTTCTGACCGGCAATATGCTGTCGTGTAAAaaaggtgtcaaactaaaaagtgaccccgttcgtttgacaacagttggtgtcaaaccatcggggtttgagtgtatatacAAGCACTGGTCCGCATTAAACGAGTTGACACAACCAGTCAGAAATCTTGCCCTGGAATTTGGGTTCCTACGTCCCAGAAGCAGAACCGTTTTCATTGCAACCGGAAACATCTTTTTTCCaacttcgaaataaaaaaaaaaaacaaccgaaaaataaatatttatttcgctTCATGTTGCTATTAGATACAATAATTACAAATGAACAAACTACTTTGCCCTCATTTACCAACAAAACTTCTAGTTTTTCTCGTCCTGGTCCTTGAAGTGCTGATCCATGCATTCCTGGTTGGAAATGTTGACCAACCCGGCTTGGTTTGATGTGGTAAACGCGCACGATGCCACCGGAGAACGCATTCCGCTTCGTCACTTGGTAGATGCCGCGCCGTGCCAGGTCCTGCCCATCCTTGTCTGGCAGGCCGCGGCAACCGAAATGCGTTCCTTGTTGAGCAGCTCGTAGATTTGGCACTCCTTGGCCAACACTCGATCCCAGTACACAAAATCGGCCGCAGAAACCGCCAACGTTTCCAACAGATTATCGACAACCTCATCGTCTGCGAACCGATGAACAGACCGCCGGTGGCAAGGGAATCCACCGCCAGAATAACCAACACCACCCTGGCACCGGAACCCGAGAGGAACCGCCAGCAACAAACTGTTTTCCAGGTTTTGACTGCCTAGTGCAATGTCCCGCTGGAAGGATTGATAGTCCACGGGGCCACCGGCCAGCAGCGAGCAGCTGGAGTGTTCGCAAACGTCGGCGAGAACCATTTTTCACcgaaatatcacaaaaaaaaatcaaatatttcagCTGCTGAACAACTTTTCCGGATTCGTCTTGCACACACacggtttgacagtttgctctgACAGAAGTTGTCAAAAAGttggagagagcgagagagaaacaagagaaaaatgagcatagagttatctaaggcccatctcacgcacactagcaccccatttgatttgctggcgggtacaaaatttaacctcaatctttttcgtgtacatacacgcaatacatgcgcacgtagataactctatgatgGCAGCTGTCACGCGAGTGGTAAACTGCATTTAAAATGTATGGgggaaatcatgaaaaattaattatttaaatatctatactgcccatgttcgcataaatgtcccatatgcaaaaacagcaagctgagaaaaacgcatttgaagtttgtcccacacataaggctacgtgttaagttttcacggaaaaactggatttcctcctgatttatagatcaaagtactggatgttataggcttttcggaaagagcacacgattttaaacgaaactgcatcattaacttaaaagtgatgaaaatgcatatgggacatttatgcgatcaggggcagtatatatataaaaaatttcgacggttttgttcgaacgcgaatcacttcagtacggagcgtcggatcgaggtgctttttgttgcgttgggttcgtataagcccaaggaaggttcttacgccaaaaagttacaactttggccactctggaaccgattccggaaaatctgcagattgtatgggaaaagttacgtaaaatcaaatttagatcacaggaggctgaagaagcaaaaaagttaaaaacgtcaacaaacgaaaaaaaaggcagaacgaagtttgtcgggtaaggcttgttttgaaTATAAATCAAAACTGAGGCTTGAAAAGTAGACGTAGTGAtaggttatttttttatctactTACCAGGAGAAATTTTACTCGTCTCCCTTGCATGGTTtcggagatttttgaaaaaaaaaagctggcgCTGCGTTCGATCAAGCTGTGGGCGAAGAGTGAGTTGAGCTTTGGTTGGTATTTATCTTTTGGGGTTTTTGTTAATACATATTGGGGTGTTCTTCTTTTCactgttttttctgttttcagaGCATGGAATCTACTCCAACTCTTTGGGTTACTTTGGAGGTGTGTCGTGGGCTATGCTGGTGGCCAGGACGTGTCAGCTCCCGAATGTCGTCGCGGCCACGCAGGTGCACAAGTTCTTTCTGGTGTTTTCGCGCTGGAAGTGGCCCCAGCCGGTGTTCCTGAAGCGGCCGGACACCGTGAATCTGGGCTTTCAAGTGTGGGATCCGCGGGTGAACGTGCAGGACCGGTTCCACCTGATGCCGATCATCACGCCGGCATATCTGCAGCAAAACTCGACCTTCCACGTGTCTAGCTCGACGCGGAAGGTCATGCTGAACGAGTTCAACCGCGGCATGCAGATCACGGACGAAATCATGCTCGGCAAGGCCGGCTGGGACAAGCTGTTTGAGGCGCCGAGCTTCTTCTTCAAGTATCGCTACTTTATCGTACTGCTAGTGACCTCGAACAACACCGACGACCACCTCGAGTGGTGCGGACTGGTCGAGTCCAAGATCCGCTACCTAATCCAAAAACTGGAGCGAATCCTGCACATCAACCTGGCCCACGTCTGTCAGGATCTAACCCCTGTATGAAGACAACACAGGCAAGATAGATCAACTATAGTTCAGAGGTGGACGATGCAAGGGAAGACAGATCTGAGTTAGAGTGTAAGGCGGACGGACGCACGAGTGGTGGCggcaataaatgtaattattagcCGCCAGTGAAATCTTTTATTTATATCCGTTTCTTCTCCCGACCAAGACTCTACATTGGCGACGAGGAGAAAAGTCAAGAAGTGTTTTGTGTGATTGTTTTGCGCCTTCAGGAATCAATCGAAATCGGTAAGACTACGGCATTTTTTactggaggaggaggagaagttGCAAAGTGACGGATGGTAAATATatttatgtgtgtatgtgttggGTGTGCATATTGCAAGGTTGTGAACAAGAGATTGTATTCATAGGTGAGGGGCGACTTTCCTTATGGAGGTGTTAGTGGGAAGTATACAGAGACATAGGTGTAAGGTGAATGTAAACACCCAGTTGACGGAAGCGGTAAATTTCTTTTGTCCATGCACAGTTCTGCACACTCAGTCGTTTTTAGAAAAAGTTTatgagctgctgctgctcttcCCAGATTCACGACCTACACGCTGATGGGGAATCAATCAATCGTTGTTGTTTTTTGGTAGTGCTACTCAAATTAGGGTTTTGTCAAATAAGTCTGGCTTTAGTAATATAGTTCGcggtatctattttttttaactaagggAGATTCGTAATATCTGGAACAACATGTGAAAAGGGGGCATGAGCATTTTTAGACAAttgttgtatttaattgttgGAGAGTTTTGAGGGGGATTTAGGTATGTTTTGTTATGTTACGAGTTGGCCGTTTGTTTCGTTCAAACCTTGGGGTTAACAGAAGCTTGAATGGAGTACCGGATTCGAGTTGTAAACAGACAGTTTTCCCATAAGGAATGTATTGTAGGAAAAAGAAAAATTGCTGGAATGTAATTGGTCCATTGGGTATATATTCGTCGCAGCACCAAACTAAAGTTCAGAACTCTTTTGTTACGCATTGGATGCGTAAGTATTTTGTCGAACAAAAGTGAGTAGTTTATAGTGCTGGATTTGGCTTTATTATGATTTTGGTCTGTTTTTCAATCAGATGTAAATCTTATATAAACATGATGGGTTAAGTAGATAGTAGTTGTTGGTAAT harbors:
- the LOC120421259 gene encoding poly(A) polymerase gamma-like, translated to IGVFFFSLFFLFSEHGIYSNSLGYFGGVSWAMLVARTCQLPNVVAATQVHKFFLVFSRWKWPQPVFLKRPDTVNLGFQVWDPRVNVQDRFHLMPIITPAYLQQNSTFHVSSSTRKVMLNEFNRGMQITDEIMLGKAGWDKLFEAPSFFFKYRYFIVLLVTSNNTDDHLEWCGLVESKIRYLIQKLERILHINLAHVCQDLTPDDGGECADNTLLALIHGVRRSEILNVDLTESIQNFTDVVHKHAVLIKVLETTRDGTKIEARHVRRKQLNQYLDSNLLKRERKISDSFAVANAQTTYSEETRN